A region of the Chloroflexaceae bacterium genome:
AACCGGTGCTGGTGGCCGGCGATGAACTGCGGCTGGAGCAGGTGGTGCAGAATCTCTTGCATAATGCGGTCAAGTACAGCCCGCGAGGCGGTGAAATCCGCATTATCGTTCAGCGCGGCGAGAACGAAGCGCTGCTGAGCGTTTCTGATCAGGGCATCGGCATCCCGGAGGCCGAGTTGCCGCGCCTCTTTCAGCGCTACTTCCGGGCCTCCAATGCCGAGGCGCGCCAGATCAGAGGCATGGGCTTCGGTCTCTTCATCGTGCGAGAGATTGTCGAAAGCCATGGCGGGACGGTCGAGGTGCGGAGTGTGGAGGGAAGCGGCAGCACCTTCACCGTGCGCCTGCCATTGTGGAGGCCGGAGGCGCCCTCAGCGCCCGTTGCACAATAGCGCGTGGAAAAACCGTTACGCGTAGTAGCCGGATCTCCAACCAGCAAGCGACCCGATCAACGACGCCATCGAGTATGCTGTAGGAACAGCACATGCTGTTGTGGAAGGATGGAGGTTATGGGGCATCACGTACCGCTCACCGCCCAGCTCGTCGCCGATCTGTTCCTCGCGATCGAGCAGGATGACCCGCTCGCCGCGCGCCTGGCGACCCAGGCTCTCGCCGAGCGCATCGGCGTGTCGGCAGCCGTGGCGCTTGCCGCGGCGCTGATCGCCGATCGGTCCCTGCCGCCCGAGCAGACCTCGCATCTGCCCGCGTGGAACCCGACTCTGGCGCGTTGCGCCTGACCAATGGCGCGTCTGCCGCCACTCGGTAGCAGTACTGGCCATCACTCGCGTTGTGGCGACGATGGTCGGAAGGGCGCCGTGTTGCCCGGCGTCGGGGGCAAGGGCCCAGATGGCGCCTCCTGGCCGCACGGTTCAAACGAGCTAGATAATCCGGCCTTTACCTCCACACCTCCACATCTCCACACCTCCCCACCTCCCCACCTCAAGCAGGCGAACGTGTAGCGTGACGGTCAAACCGGGGCGTCCGGGTGAGGAAGCGAGCCGCGTCACACATCCAGCACCACACTGACCGGACAGTGGTCCGACCCTTCAACCTCGGTGTGGATCTCTGCGGCGAGCAGCCGCGGCGCCAGACTGGTTGAGACCAGGGCGTAGTCAATGCGCCAGCCGATGTTGCGCTGGCGGGCTCCGGCCCGCAGCGTCCACCACGAGTAAGCAACGGTATCGGGATGCAGGTGGCGAAAGCTATCCACCAGCCCGCGCGCCAGCAGGGCGCTCAGGGCGGCCCGTTCCTCGGGCAGGAAGCCCGAGGTGCGCTGATTTTCGCGCGGGCGGGCCAGGTCAATCGCTTCGTGGGCGGTATTGAGGTCGCCAACGACAACCAGGGGCGTACCGGTGGCGAGTTCGGCCCCTAGAACCGCGCTCAGGCGTTCGGTGAAGGCGAGTTTATGGGCCACCCGTTCCGGGCCGCTGGTGCCGCTGGGCACATAGACATTGTAGAGAGTGAAGGCCGGAAAGCGCGTGACCAGTACCCGGCCCTCGCTATCGAAGGCCGGATCGCCTAACCCGGCGCGCACCTCCTCAGGCTCGACGCGAGTAAGGGTGGCGACACCGCTATAGCCCGGACGTTCAGCGGGCAGCCAGTAGGCATGATAGCCCCGTGGCTCGCGCAGCGGCGCTGGAAGTTGCTTCGGTGCAGCCTTGATCTCCTGGAAGGCCACGATGTCAGCGGAGCAGCGCGCCAGCCATTCCAGCAGACCCTTGCGCGCAACTGACCGGATGCCGTTCACATTCCAGGAGGTGATGCGGATCGGGGGCATGGCTCTTCTACCGCTGTATGCTCGGATGACCTCCGCCCGCCTATGGTATCATATCCGACGTGAGCGCGAGGCCGCCATGCCAGGTCTGGCAAACAAAGGAGGGTAAGCGAGAGCGAAGCGGTCTCTAACCCTTCCATCAGACGGGGGTCATAGGGAAACTCTGCTGCCCCGTCGCCTCCAGTCAGCGGTATTTTCTTGATCGGAGCCGAGCATGTCCGCAATCTGGCCTGGTAAGCCATACCCCCTGGGCGCCACCTGGGATGGACAGGGGGTGAACTTCGCGCTCTTCTCGGCCCATGCCACGCGGGTTGAATTGTGTCTCTTCGATGGCCCGGCCGCTGAACGTGAGTCGGTGCGTCTGGCGCTTCCAGAACGCAGCGAGGATGTCTGGCACGGCTACGTGCCCGGCCTTGGGCCGGGGCAGTTGTACGGCTATCGAGTGTATGGCCCATACAACCCCTCGCACGGGCATCGTTTCAATCCCTACAAGTTGCTGGTAGACCCCTACGCCCGCGCGTTCCATGGGCGCCTGAGCTGGGACAATGCGCTCTACGGCTACCGCATCGGCAGCCCATACACCGACCTGACGATCGGCAAGCGCGACAGCGCCCCCTATACCTTGCGCTCGGTGGTCATTGACCCGCGCTTTGATTGGGCCGATGATCGGCGTCCAAATACTCCGCTGCACGAATCGGTGATCTACGAACTGCACGTCAAGGGTTTTACGCGTCGCCACCCCGACGTGCCGCCCCAGCTCCAGGGCACCTACGCTGCTCTGGGGTCAGCGCCGGTGATCGCCTATTTGCAGCAGTTGGGGGTGACGGCGGTCGAGTTGCTGCCGGTGCATCATTTTATTGATGATCAGCACCTGATTGACAGGGGGTTGGTCAACTACTGGGGATACCAGACTCTGGGCTACTTCGCGCCCGATTCGCGCTACGCCAGTGTGAGCGAACCGGGCGCGCAGGTCAACGAGTTCAAGCAGATGGTCAAAAACCTGCACGCCGCAGGCATCGAAGTGATCCTCGATGTAGTCTATAACCACACTGCCGAGGGCAATCAACTGGGGCCGACATTGTGCTTTCGAGGGATTGACAACGCCGCCTACTACCGGCTCGTGCCCGACAATCCGCGCTACTACCTCGATTACACCGGCACCGGCAACAGTCTGAACACCGCCTACCCGCGCGTGTTGCAGTTGGTGATGGACAGCCTGCGCTACTGGGTGCAGGAGATGCATGTGGACGGTTTTCGCTTTGACCTGGCGCGCGCCCTTATCCGCGGGGTTGCCGAAGGCGACCGTCCCAGCGCCTTTTTCGATATGATCAAACAGGACCCGGTGCTCTGCCAGGTCAAACTGATCGCCGAACCGTGGGATCTGGGCCCCGACGGCTACTGGGTGGGGCGCTTTCCCTCGCCATGGGCGGAGTGGAACGGCCGCTATCGCGACAATGTGCGCAAGTTCTGGAAGGGGGATGCCGGTCAGGCGGCCGAGTTTGCCTCGCGGATCATGGGTTCGATGGATCTGTACCGGCACAACGGTCGCCGGCCCTACCACAGCATCAACTATGTCACCTCGCACGACGGCTTCACCCTGCGCGACCTGGTAAGTTACAACACGAAGCACAACGAGGCCAACGGCGAAGACAACCGCGACGGAGACGAGCACAACAACTCGTGGAACTGCGGCGTCGAGGGGCCGACGGACGACCCGGCCATCCGCGAGTTGCGCCTGCGGCAG
Encoded here:
- a CDS encoding exodeoxyribonuclease III; protein product: MPPIRITSWNVNGIRSVARKGLLEWLARCSADIVAFQEIKAAPKQLPAPLREPRGYHAYWLPAERPGYSGVATLTRVEPEEVRAGLGDPAFDSEGRVLVTRFPAFTLYNVYVPSGTSGPERVAHKLAFTERLSAVLGAELATGTPLVVVGDLNTAHEAIDLARPRENQRTSGFLPEERAALSALLARGLVDSFRHLHPDTVAYSWWTLRAGARQRNIGWRIDYALVSTSLAPRLLAAEIHTEVEGSDHCPVSVVLDV
- the glgX gene encoding glycogen debranching protein GlgX; the protein is MSAIWPGKPYPLGATWDGQGVNFALFSAHATRVELCLFDGPAAERESVRLALPERSEDVWHGYVPGLGPGQLYGYRVYGPYNPSHGHRFNPYKLLVDPYARAFHGRLSWDNALYGYRIGSPYTDLTIGKRDSAPYTLRSVVIDPRFDWADDRRPNTPLHESVIYELHVKGFTRRHPDVPPQLQGTYAALGSAPVIAYLQQLGVTAVELLPVHHFIDDQHLIDRGLVNYWGYQTLGYFAPDSRYASVSEPGAQVNEFKQMVKNLHAAGIEVILDVVYNHTAEGNQLGPTLCFRGIDNAAYYRLVPDNPRYYLDYTGTGNSLNTAYPRVLQLVMDSLRYWVQEMHVDGFRFDLARALIRGVAEGDRPSAFFDMIKQDPVLCQVKLIAEPWDLGPDGYWVGRFPSPWAEWNGRYRDNVRKFWKGDAGQAAEFASRIMGSMDLYRHNGRRPYHSINYVTSHDGFTLRDLVSYNTKHNEANGEDNRDGDEHNNSWNCGVEGPTDDPAIRELRLRQMRNFLATLFLSQGTPMLLAGDERGRTQQGNNNAYCQDNSLSWIDWSPDPEAEELLAFTRNMIALRRRHPLLRRRNFFQGPLTPAGVEYDVEWLSPDGQEIGPALWNNPELRCFGLLLNGRVMREQNEQGAAIHDDVFLILFNAGHEPIAFILPDWPDDPLWEVLVDTADLEQNGKRVPSSEIYHIQPRSLVMLAERASSQKAALQPAAQTAPAKKTVAAGRG